A single genomic interval of Mycteria americana isolate JAX WOST 10 ecotype Jacksonville Zoo and Gardens chromosome 20, USCA_MyAme_1.0, whole genome shotgun sequence harbors:
- the TREM1 gene encoding triggering receptor expressed on myeloid cells 1 codes for MELRVLLLLPLCFPGLQAQALDAEESRPEGSTLYIQCPYTAHSYHWQQKAWCLLRDGKCDPLVETTYQRQYPNTTRARKGRVSIEDDRTNRTVSITMTNLQAEDSGTYYCTYYDYRHGYLPLKKISLNVFKELHKSELDSLSVQCKYSAMAHSTDQKAWCRRQGQDECIFVVRNNYPSTRHNSRALEGRVSIQDDTQKRTVTITMKKLQAQDTGVYWCAFYSHLYFTRITEVKLSVSKRTQQYTAEESGNVSVQCRYSAPDYGAVSKAWCKEGASKECTVLVNTDLKPSGYLGTPQQGRVTIQDDTQQGTVTITMQQLQAQDSGVYWCALNERPRLLRMAEVTLSVSEVSAGTTLSGTGGTSQSTPSDNTPPPRLQIILQLVIGIVTSKILAIVILVFLIGRRKRNSTVKASRADILNGTRWAAPSNAPSLGLRTAMELRVLLLLPLCFPGLQAQALDAEESRPEGSTLYIQCPYTAHSYYWQQKAWCLLRDGKCDPLVETTYQRQYPNTTRARKGRVSIEDDRTNRTVSITMTNLQAEDSGTYCCTYYDYRHGYLPLKMISLNVFKELHKSELDSLSVQCKYSAMAHSTDQKAWCRRQGQDECEFVVRNNYPSTRHNSRALEGRVSIQDDTQKRTVTITMKKLQAQDTGVYWCAFYSHLYFTRITEVKLSVSKRTQQYTAEESGNVSVQCRYSAPDYGAVSKAWCKEGASKECTVLVNTDLKPSGYLGTPQQGRVTIQDDTQQGTVTITMQQLQAQDSGVYWCALNERPRLLRMAEVTLSVSEVSAGTTLSGTGGTSQSTPSDNTPAPSLNVNAFIILSGVLSILFILALISMITLCVRRRKQLKRRGTSQAEDTYEKPEDIAQFDSTERMESPKDDSKDLKYVTLNFKSQLSPEDPLYCNVEPNQTHRKPKDENVEYAVVAFKQLPTNDKG; via the exons ATGGAGCTGAgagtcctcctcctgctgccgctCTGCTTCCCAG GTCTCCAAGCCCAAGCACTTGATGCTGAGGAGAGCCGACCAGAAGGAAGCACTCTGTATATCCAGTGTCCTTACACAGCACACAGTTACCACTGGCAGCAGAAAGCCTGGTGCCTCCTGAGAGATGGAAAATGTGACCCCTTGGTGGAGACGACCTACCAGAGACAATACCCAAACACAACACGGGCCAGAAAGGGGAGAGTTAGCATAGAGGACGACCGCACGAATAGGACTGTGTCCATCACCATGACCAACCTCCAGGCAGAGGACTCAGGCACATACTACTGTACTTACTATGACTACCGTCACGGGTATCTTCCACTAAAGAAGATCTCCCTGAATGTTTTCAAGG agctgcacAAGAGCGAGTTGGACAGTCTCTCTGTGCAGTGCAAATACAGCGCCATGGCGCACAGCACAGATCAAAAAGCCTGGTGTCGAAGACAGGGTCAGGACGAGTGTATATTTGTGGTGCGCAACAATTACCCTTCAACACGGCATAACAGCAGAGCCCTGGAAGGCAGAGTCTCAATCCAGGATGACACCCAGAAAAGGACTGTCACCATCACCATGAAGAAGCTGCAGGCCCAGGACACCGGCGTGTACTGGTGTGCATTCTACAGTCACCTTTATTTCACACGGATAACGGAGGTCAAGCTCTCTGTGTCCAAGA GGACCCAACAATACACAGCCGAGGAGTCAGGCAATGTCTCTGTCCAGTGTCGGTACAGCGCCCCAGACTATGGGGCTGTGAGCAAAGCCTGGTGCAAAGAGGGAGCTAGCAAAGAATGTACCGTACTGGTCAACACGGATTTGAAGCCCTCAGGGTACCTCGGGACGCCCCAGCAAGGCAGAGTCACGATCCAGGACGACACCCAGCAGGGGACTGTCACCATCAccatgcagcagctgcaggcacagGACTCCGGCGTGTACTGGTGTGCGCTAAATGAGCGCCCTCGTCTTCTCCGAATGGCGGAGGTTACGCTCAGTGTTTCTGAGG TATCGGCTGGAACAACTTTGTCAGGCACTGGAGGCACAAGTCAATCAACCCCTTCTGACAACACCCCACCACCAAG gtTGCAGATCATCCTTCAGCTTGTCATTGGTATCGTGACCAGCAAGATCCTGGCAATAGTGATCCTAGTGTTCCTCattggaaggaggaagaggaactcCACAGTGAAGGCATCTAGA GCAGACATTTTGAACGGGACACGTTGGGCAGCCCCCAGCAATGCCCCTTCCCTGGGCTTGAGGACGGCCATGGAGCTGAgagtcctcctcctgctgccgctCTGCTTCCCAG GTCTCCAAGCCCAAGCACTTGATGCTGAGGAGAGCCGACCAGAAGGAAGCACTCTGTATATCCAGTGTCCTTACACAGCACACAGTTACTACTGGCAGCAGAAAGCCTGGTGCCTCCTGAGAGATGGAAAATGTGACCCCTTGGTGGAGACGACCTACCAGAGACAATACCCAAACACAACACGGGCCAGAAAGGGGAGAGTTAGCATAGAGGACGACCGCACGAATAGGACCGTGTCCATCACCATGACCAACCTCCAGGCAGAGGACTCAGGCACATACTGCTGTACTTACTATGACTACCGTCACGGGTATCTTCCACTAAAGATGATCTCCCTGAATGTTTTCAAGG agctgcacAAGAGCGAGTTGGACAGTCTCTCTGTGCAGTGCAAATACAGCGCCATGGCGCACAGCACAGATCAAAAAGCCTGGTGTCGAAGACAGGGTCAGGACGAGTGTGAATTTGTGGTGCGCAACAATTACCCTTCAACACGGCATAACAGCAGAGCCCTGGAAGGCAGAGTCTCAATCCAGGATGACACCCAGAAAAGGACTGTCACCATCACCATGAAGAAGCTGCAGGCCCAGGACACCGGCGTGTACTGGTGTGCATTCTACAGTCACCTTTATTTCACACGGATAACGGAGGTCAAGCTCTCTGTGTCCAAGA GGACCCAACAATACACAGCCGAGGAGTCAGGCAATGTCTCTGTCCAGTGTCGGTACAGCGCCCCAGACTATGGGGCTGTGAGCAAAGCCTGGTGCAAAGAGGGAGCTAGCAAAGAATGTACCGTACTGGTCAACACGGATTTGAAGCCCTCAGGGTACCTCGGGACGCCCCAGCAAGGCAGAGTCACGATCCAGGACGACACCCAGCAGGGGACTGTCACCATCAccatgcagcagctgcaggcacagGACTCCGGCGTGTACTGGTGTGCGCTAAATGAGCGCCCTCGTCTTCTCCGAATGGCGGAGGTTACGCTCAGTGTTTCTGAGG TATCGGCTGGAACAACTTTGTCAGGCACTGGAGGCACAAGTCAATCAACCCCTTCTGACAACACCCCAGCACCAAG CTTAAATGTAAATGCCTTCATCATACTCTCTGGGGTCCTGAGCATCCTGTTCATTCTGGCACTTATCAGCATGATAACACTGTGCGTCAGGCGGCGCAAGCAGCTGAAGAGAAGAG GTACCAGCCAAGCAGAGGACACCTATGAGAAACCAGAGGACATAGCACAG tttgacagcactgaaagaaTGGAAAGTCCCAAGGATGACAGCAAAGACCTAAAATATGTTACCCTGAACTTTAAATCCCAACTCAGCCCTGAGGATCCTCTCTACTGCAATGTTGAACCAAATCAGACTCACAGGAAACCCAAAGATGAAAATGTGGAATATGCTGTCGTTGCATTCAAGCAGTTACCAACAAATGACAAAGGATGA
- the LOC142419091 gene encoding triggering receptor expressed on myeloid cells 2-like: MEKLMHLIFLVFSSASCAAENVTVVYGMEGGTISVNCTYNPWQQRWREKSWCKQIDETKCQHVVSARRFWLPFLKNRNGTTSISDNVREGVLTVTMKQLKKQDAGLYQCKTDFLGETNSLRKVQVEVRTAVLETQVPEEPSAVQSISSTPPEADFTVFYIIAGFLVTKFMVAVLIFIIGNSRKNRETEQKNPNLNEQQVLPFAGDLAHDGISPSWESTA, encoded by the exons atggagaagctCATGCACCTCATCTTCTTGGTCTTCTCGTCAG CATCCTGTGCTGCAGAGAATGTCACTGTGGTGTACGGAATGGAGGGGGGCACCATTTCTGTCAACTGCACCTACAACCCCTGGCAGCAGCGGTGGAGAGAAAAGAGCTGGTGCAAGCAGATCGACGAGACCAAGTGCCAACATGTGGTGAGCGCCCGACGCTTCTGGCTGCCATTCCTAAAGAACAGGAATGGCACCACCTCCATCAGTGACAATGTCCGTGAAGGGGTCCTGACAGTGACCATGAAGCAACTCAAGAAGCAGGATGCTGGGTTGTACCAGTGCAAAACTGACTTCCTGGGGGAAACAAACAGCTTAAGGAAGGTGCAAGTGGAAGTGCGGACAG CTGTCCTGGAGACCCAAGTGCCAGAGGAGCCTAGTGCTGTGCAGAGCATCTCCAG CACCCCTCCTGAAGCTGATTTCACTGTCTTCTATATCATTGCTGGATTCCTGGTTACTAAGTTCATGGTGGCTGTGCTGATCTTTATCATTGGCAACAGtaggaagaacagagaaacagagcagaagaacCCAAACTTGAATGAGCAGCAGGTCCTCCCTTTCGCTGGTGACCTTGCACATGATGGGATCAGCCCCTCCTGGGAAAGCACTGCTTAG